One genomic segment of Elgaria multicarinata webbii isolate HBS135686 ecotype San Diego chromosome 21, rElgMul1.1.pri, whole genome shotgun sequence includes these proteins:
- the SLC3A2 gene encoding amino acid transporter heavy chain SLC3A2: MGQGRRDPERDPERGGSQGPRCKGGGTGRSARLLLYLGCRPASLASQIGSNRIASEPKLAQRRIVPGDIMSSPGSPPATEVDMKDVELNEMDMEKQPMNASSPLAGSPGEKNGVVKVKVAEEEEEGGEATAKFTGLSKEELLEVAGTPGWVRTRWALLVLFWLGWLGMLAGAVVIIVQAPRCKDLPKQEWWQKGGIYRIQKVDAFQDSADDGTGDLAGLKHRMDYLSSLKVKGLVVGPLHVNPADDQAGTDLQAIDAKLGTLADFRDVLQAAKKKSLKVVLDLTPNYQGQSPWFDQAIQSNTDLQDKMREAIEFWMTEGVSGIQIGSVELLNDIQILNDWKNLTEQYNAEGHARVLIATTHKQDAKGILSLLNETTGVDLLTSQYLQGLVKPGEGNAATTMIKNYILAAGDKWPAWSVGRPDVGRLTNSMGEQVLRLYHMLLYTLQGTPFTDYGDEIGLRDLPGKPAASNLTLMQWDNTADFGFSKGAQQQQQQGNKTASNVTVESQSVNETSLLKFFRQLSELRGKERSLLHGEFSWAQSGSPDVLAYLRVWDQNKRYLVVLNLAPTENTLTITHPHLPTEVAVELSTHPEREKQQLSVKDLKLAPLEGLMLTFVYVA, from the exons atggggcaagggaggagggaccCCGAAAGAGACCCGGAGAGAGGGGGGAGCCAAG GCCCGCGCTGTAAGGGAGGCGGGACGGGGCGGAGCGCCAGGCTGCTGCTCTACTTGGGCTGCCGGCCGGCGAGCCTCGCCAGTCAGATCGGATCGAACCGGATCGCGAGCGAACCGAAGCTAGCGCAGCGCCGGATCGTACCAG GCGACATCATGAGTTCCCCAGGCAGCCCCCCTGCCACCGAGGTGGACATGAAAGACGTGGAGCTGAACGAGATGGACATGGAGAAGCAGCCCATGAACGCCTCTTCCCCCCTGGCCGGCTCCCCAGGCGAGAAGAACGGGGTGGTGAAGGTGAAGGtggctgaggaagaggaggaagggggcgagGCGACGGCCAAGTTCACCGGCCTCTCCAAGGAGGAGCTGCTGGAGGTGGCCGGCACCCCCGGGTGGGTGCGCACCCGCTGGGCCCTCCTGGTCCTCTTCTGGCTGGGCTGGCTGGGCATGTTGGCGGGAGCCGTTGTCATCATCGTGCAAGCCCCCCGCTGCAAGGACCTGCCCAAGCAGGAGTGGTGGCAGAAAGGGGGCATCTACCGCATCCAGAAAGTGGACGCCTTCCAAGACTCGGCGGACGACGGCACAGGCGACCTGGCAG GTCTGAAGCACCGGATGGATTATTTGAGTTCGCTCAAAGTGAAAGGTTTGGTGGTTGGCCCTCTCCACGTCAACCCCGCAGACGACCAGGCTGGAACCGACCTCCAAGCTATCGACGCGAAATTGGGCACGTTGGCCGATTTCCGGGATGTCCTGCAGGCGGCCAAGAAAAAGA GCCTCAAGGTGGTCTTGGACCTGACGCCCAACTATCAAGGCCAGTCCCCTTGGTTTGATCAGGCCATCCAAAGCAACACTGATCTCCAGGACAAAATGAGG GAAGCAATCGAGTTCTGGATGACGGAGGGTGTATCTGGGATCCAGATCGGAAGTGTCGAGCTTTTAAAT GATATCCAGATCCTAAATGACTGGAAGAACTTGACCGAACAGTATAACGCTGAAGGCCATGCCAG GGTGCTGATTGCAACGACACATAAGCAGGACGCCAAGGGCATCCTCTCCCTCCTCAACGAGACTACGGGTGTGGATCTGCTGACCAGCCAGTACTTGCAGGGGCTGGTGAAACCTGGCGAAGGAAACGCTGCCACCACCATGATCAAGAACTACATTCTAGCAGCTGGGGACAAGTGGCCTGCCTGGAGC GTGGGGAGACCTGATGTTGGGCGCTTGACCAATTCAATGGGCGAGCAGGTTCTTCGCCTATACCATATGCTGCTCTACACGCTCCAGGGGACCCCCTTCACCGATTACGGCGATGAAATTGGGCTGCGGGACTTGCCGGGCAAG CCTGCAGCGTCCAATCTCACTCTCATGCAGTGGGACAATACGGCCGATTTTGGCTTCTCGAAAggggcgcagcagcagcagcagcagggcaacAAGACAGCCAGCAATGTCACAGTAGAG tCACAAAGCGTTAACGAGACGTCGCTCTTGAAGTTCTTCCGGCAGCTGAGTGAGCTGCGAGGGAAGGAGCGCTCCCTCCTTCACGGTGAATTTTCCTGGGCTCAGAGCGGTAGCCCGGACGTCTTGGCCTACCTGCGGGTCTGGGACCAGAACAAACGCTACCTGGTGGTGCTCAACTTGGCTCCCACGGAGAACACCCTCACCATAACGCACCCTCACCTCCCCACGGAAGTTGCCGTGGAGCTCAGCACGCATCCAGAgcgggagaagcagcagctgagTGTCAAAGACCTGAAGTTGGCTCCCTTGGAAGGCCTGATGCTCACTTTTGTGTATGTGGCCTAA